The window AGTGCAGAAAAAGGAATTGTCAACATCAGCATAACAGTTTTTTGTGAGGCAGGTCTCAAATATGTAGTATATTAAACAGGTTCCAAGCAAATTTGGTttttagaaaagaaaagaaaaaactatttgTTAGTAGAACCAAACTTATTATCGCGTAGCCAAACAAATCACCTACACTCTGCTCTCAGCTCTGCTGCCTCCAGCGCTGAGTTGCTTGCTGCTGCAACACGCATGGTTGAGTCAATTCAACTTGCTATGCTTATCGATCAGATCGAGGTTGAGTCAATTCAACTTGCTCTGCTTATTAATCAGATCAAACCGCTCTTCTTAACTTTTGTGAGCTCTTCCATTTGCGCTATCTCCAACTAAGTTGAATAGCTGCAACTCTTACTTAATAATTCcacttcattttattttgttcaGTTATGGAAGTGCATTTTACAGAAATTTACTAGCAGTTCACTTGTCTGACTCATGCATGCACTCGAGCATTCAGTGTTGAGTCCGGTTTTCAGAAAATGCATTATGTTGTTGTGTTGTGTCTGTGAGGAATTTTGTGTTTTTCAGGGAGACGAACATCTGAAGCTGTACTTAGTACTCGTACATTCCTAGGAGATTGATATGGATCTCACGTTCCAGTTGATAGAACAGATTACCAAAAGTTTCTCTGACGATCAAAAAATTGGCTGTGGTGCATATGGGGAAGTTTACAAGGTACGACGTGATTTCCGGATAGTAGTTATCACTTGCTATGACCGAGTGCTCCATTTTAACACCGGGTTTTAAATAACAGGGAGTGCACAATGGTGAAGAAATTGCCATTAAGAAGCTTTACAACATGCAAGGGATTGATGACAAGGAATTTACAAATGAGTTCCGTAATCTTATGAAGGTCAAGCATCCGAACATCGTACGCTTAATTGGCTACTGCTATGAAATACGACATAGACATGTTGAGATGAACGGAGAACTTGTTTTCGCTAAAATAATAGACCGACTTCTCTGCTTTGAATATATGGAGGGTGGAAGCCTTGCTAAGTATATTTCTGGTATGATGGTATTTCTAATACTTTTAATTCAATATGTTTATGTCTGACAGTCCGAGTATAATGCCTGTCTTTACCTCTTGCGCAGATGAATCCTGTGGTCTTGATTGGCCCACTCGATACAAAATCATTAAGGGAATTTGTGAGGGTCTAAATCATCTTCATAATGGGCGGAGTGATTATATTTATCATCTGGATTTGAAACCGGATAATATACTGTTGGATAAAAACATGATGCCCAGGATTGCAGATTTCGGCATGTCAAGACTCTTAGCTTCATCCAAAACCCATATAACTCAAACTCTAAAAGGAACACTGTAAGTTGATTGAGCATGTCTGATCCATTTCTCTTCATTCAAtagcaacatgttgtgcttgcattGCCTTTACTGTATGTGTCAATACCATGCAGAGGGTACATGCCACCAGAATTCATTGACAAGCGCAGAATCACAAAGAAGTATGATGTGTTCAGTGTTGGTGTCATAATTTTACAAGTAATGGCTGGAGCTCAGGGCTACAACAATTGTTGTGAGATGTCTTCTCCCCAACAGTTTATCGAGCTTGTAAGCCTTTGTACTATATTTTGAGCAAATGTTATGTTTTTTCTGGTATCTTCACACTATCCAAGAATGCGTGCGCTTATGAATCTTTATATATATACCGCAGGTACATGAGAACTGGAAGAAAAGGCTTCAAGGGATGCCAATGCAGGAAAATACTTACTCAATTGACATCCTAGCAGTGCAGAGATGTATTGAACTCGCAGTGAGATGTGTGGAGGCCGATCCCGTAAAAAGGCCTAGtataatggacgtcgtcgatgaGCTGAATAAACTAGATGCTGACATGAAGAATATATCACTTCCATGCCAGGTAAGATTCAGGTTATCTTTTCAAATGAAACTGAATCAAAACTTTGGGAGTTTAAGTAATTTGGTGGATCCTAAACATTTCTGTCATTCTGTGGCATGTGTATCTGAGCCAAATTCATACGAATACAAATTAACATTGGTCATATTTGCACAATTCAGAGATCACTCGAAGTTATGTGAATTTCTTTGTCATTTGGCCGAACTGGAATCTCCAATTTTTCAGTTATTTCAGTGGTGCCCAAAATATTTTCAAATCTGAGATTTGATACCATGATCTATTTATTCTCATTGCAGGAAACTTCTGATTCCAAAGATCTTGAGCTCGATCCTGCCCTCGAGCTACGCTTCCCATTTGAGCTAAACAGGGACATATCATGTTGTATGCAGCTAATCAACAAGACAAACGAGTTCGTTGCATTCAACATCAGAACCAATAAAATGAAGTACAGTGCACGGCCAAGTAACGGGACTATGGCACCATATTCCAAGATTTATATCACATTTACATTGCTGGCACAAGACAAGGATCCACCCTATATGCGGTGCCAAGACATGCTCATTGTGCAGAGCACTAGGCTCAGCATGGAATCCGGTGATGAGATCACTGACGAGTTCTTCGAGAAGGCAGTGGCAAGTAGGGTGGTGGATGAGGTGAAGTTGCCGATTGTCTATGTTGTGTAGTTACTGTGCTGGAGCATGAGTGAAATCCATCTAGGGTGACATGACAAGGGAAACATAGAGGCTCATGACTTGCATAAAGTTCTGCGGATATTTGAGAGTAGATTCTGTCGGTAAGAAAACTATGTTCAACTTTTGCGTGTGTAACCGTTTAGAAAGACTAATATGAACTTAGATCTGTATCCACCCTTCACTAGTTATATGGACTCAAAGGATTCATGCTACTACATTGCGTTTTTGTAAAGGGGGTGTATATTAATTAAGAACCATTGTCATCATTACAATCACACAGCGTCAGATTGGACACGCATGTTAGaacatctacagccggacttgacAAATTCAACCCCTCAAACGCTCGTGGACGTGCCCGAGCGCGTCCGCGGACAGTGACCGGTCACCCCTCAAAAAACAGATTCCACATCCGGATACCTCAAATTAGAAACCTGaacatctacagccggacttgacAAATTCAACCCCTCAAACGCTCGTGGACGTGCCCGAGCG is drawn from Triticum dicoccoides isolate Atlit2015 ecotype Zavitan chromosome 4A, WEW_v2.0, whole genome shotgun sequence and contains these coding sequences:
- the LOC119284679 gene encoding putative receptor-like protein kinase At4g00960, encoding MDLTFQLIEQITKSFSDDQKIGCGAYGEVYKGVHNGEEIAIKKLYNMQGIDDKEFTNEFRNLMKVKHPNIVRLIGYCYEIRHRHVEMNGELVFAKIIDRLLCFEYMEGGSLAKYISDESCGLDWPTRYKIIKGICEGLNHLHNGRSDYIYHLDLKPDNILLDKNMMPRIADFGMSRLLASSKTHITQTLKGTLGYMPPEFIDKRRITKKYDVFSVGVIILQVMAGAQGYNNCCEMSSPQQFIELVHENWKKRLQGMPMQENTYSIDILAVQRCIELAVRCVEADPVKRPSIMDVVDELNKLDADMKNISLPCQETSDSKDLELDPALELRFPFELNRDISCCMQLINKTNEFVAFNIRTNKMKYSARPSNGTMAPYSKIYITFTLLAQDKDPPYMRCQDMLIVQSTRLSMESGDEITDEFFEKAVASRVVDEVKLPIVYVV